Proteins encoded by one window of Anaerosalibacter sp. Marseille-P3206:
- a CDS encoding protein arginine kinase → MTKWYDESGIDGDVVISSRVRIARNLENIKFPQEMTLEDSEIINNKVLGAIERTDEHVNYDYYKIKELSSLDRNVFVEEHLISPNLIKDLDRSSFFLRKDEKATIMVNEEDHLRIQTLMTGLKLDECWTLCSEIDDSLEETLDFAFDEKFGYLTSCPTNTGTGLRASVMIHLPCLVYTGYANNIFRAVSQIGLTVRGLYGEGTTALGNIFQISNQTTLGETEEEIIQKLKNVVIQIIDKEREMRNNLLVSKKYEVEDKLYRSLGILKYGRIMSSEEAMNLLSYVKMGIEMGIIKNIDAKEITNLMILIQPASLQKYFDREMDLKERQIKRAELIRGKL, encoded by the coding sequence ATGACTAAATGGTATGATGAGTCAGGAATTGATGGAGATGTTGTTATAAGTAGTCGTGTGAGAATTGCAAGAAATTTAGAAAATATAAAATTTCCTCAAGAAATGACTTTAGAAGATAGTGAAATTATAAATAATAAGGTATTAGGGGCAATAGAAAGAACAGATGAACATGTTAATTATGATTATTACAAAATCAAAGAACTTTCTTCATTAGATAGGAATGTATTTGTTGAAGAACATCTGATAAGTCCAAATCTTATAAAGGATTTGGATAGGAGCAGTTTTTTTCTTAGAAAAGATGAGAAAGCAACTATTATGGTAAATGAAGAGGATCATTTGAGAATTCAAACCCTAATGACAGGTTTAAAATTAGATGAGTGTTGGACTTTGTGTAGTGAAATAGATGATTCATTGGAGGAGACTTTGGATTTTGCATTTGATGAAAAATTTGGTTACCTAACTTCATGTCCTACTAATACAGGAACAGGATTAAGAGCTTCTGTAATGATTCATCTGCCTTGTTTAGTTTATACAGGTTATGCAAACAATATATTTCGAGCTGTTAGTCAAATAGGTTTAACTGTTAGAGGTTTATATGGAGAGGGTACTACTGCATTAGGCAATATATTTCAAATATCAAATCAAACTACTCTGGGAGAAACAGAAGAAGAAATCATCCAAAAGCTAAAAAATGTGGTCATACAGATTATAGATAAAGAAAGAGAAATGAGAAATAATCTGCTTGTATCTAAGAAATACGAAGTAGAAGACAAGTTGTATAGATCATTAGGGATATTAAAATATGGAAGGATAATGTCATCAGAAGAGGCTATGAATCTTCTTTCATATGTAAAAATGGGCATAGAAATGGGTATAATTAAAAATATAGATGCCAAAGAAATAACAAATCTTATGATTCTCATTCAACCAGCAAGTTTACAGAAATACTTTGACAGAGAAATGGATTTAAAAGAAAGACAGATAAAAAGAGCTGAATTAATAAGAGGAAAGCTTTAA
- a CDS encoding UvrB/UvrC motif-containing protein — MLCEDCGKNEATMHFTKILNGDVTELHLCEECSKKYKEFEFDTSFSFHKFLTGLIDNLQGGPVKVDYSDLRCEVCGMSYSKFKQVGKFGCPHCYESFKSKLIPILREVHGDDNHVGKIPKRAGGVIGLKKEINKLKDELNELVETEKFEEAAVVRDRIKALQSQMEDK; from the coding sequence ATGTTATGTGAGGATTGTGGCAAAAATGAAGCAACTATGCATTTTACTAAGATTTTAAATGGAGATGTAACTGAACTACATTTGTGTGAGGAATGTTCTAAAAAATATAAGGAGTTTGAATTTGATACTTCTTTTTCTTTTCATAAATTTTTGACAGGGCTTATAGACAATCTTCAAGGTGGTCCTGTAAAAGTTGATTACAGTGATTTAAGATGTGAAGTATGTGGAATGAGTTATTCTAAATTCAAACAAGTTGGTAAATTTGGCTGTCCTCATTGTTATGAGTCATTTAAGTCAAAATTAATACCAATACTTAGAGAAGTTCATGGTGATGACAATCATGTTGGAAAAATTCCTAAAAGAGCTGGTGGAGTAATAGGATTAAAGAAGGAAATAAATAAGTTGAAAGATGAGTTAAATGAATTAGTAGAGACTGAAAAGTTTGAAGAAGCAGCTGTGGTTAGGGATAGAATTAAAGCTCTTCAAAGTCAAATGGAAGATAAATAG
- a CDS encoding CtsR family transcriptional regulator — MSGLSNIIEEFIMELFQGTEDGVVEIQRNELAEYFDCAPSQINYVLTTRFTPYKGYYVESRRGGGGYIKIVKVEFDTEETINELIVNTIGNSITKNKAYSIIDSLLEEDIITEREAYLMKVALGDRSLACVTGNRNELRADILKNMLLILLKE, encoded by the coding sequence ATGTCTGGACTAAGTAATATAATTGAAGAATTTATTATGGAATTATTTCAAGGAACAGAAGATGGAGTTGTAGAAATTCAGAGAAATGAGTTAGCAGAGTATTTTGACTGTGCTCCTTCTCAGATAAACTATGTTCTTACCACAAGGTTTACTCCATATAAGGGATACTATGTAGAGAGTAGAAGAGGCGGTGGTGGGTATATAAAGATAGTGAAGGTAGAATTTGATACTGAAGAGACTATCAATGAATTGATTGTAAATACTATTGGAAACTCAATAACTAAAAATAAAGCATATAGTATAATAGATAGCCTTCTAGAAGAAGATATAATAACAGAAAGAGAAGCCTATTTGATGAAAGTAGCTTTAGGAGATAGGTCATTAGCTTGTGTTACGGGGAATAGAAATGAACTTAGAGCTGATATATTGAAAAATATGTTGTTGATATTATTGAAGGAATAG
- the fusA gene encoding elongation factor G, whose product MKVYQTDEIRNVAFIGHSGSGKTTLTEAILYLSGVTKRQGKVDDGNTVSDFDKEEISRKVSIGSSVIPVEWNNMKYNFLDAPGYFDFAGEMYGALRASEAALLLIDASSGVEVGTEKAWKYTEKHNIPKAIFLNKMDKENINFQKVLDQIKDGLGDKVVPFALPIGSSENFKGLVSVIDEIGKEYNGKDAKDIEIPEELKDEVASIKEMLVEKVAETEEELMEKFFEGEAFTDEEITRGLKKAIKNGDLVPLIVGCADKAMGVDLLLDMVGKYVPTPSEVGANKGYIDGKEVERKVDVKEPFSAIVFKTIVDPFVGKLSLFKVLSGKITKDTEIFNTDKDELDKLGGLFVLRGKNQIEVPEIVAGDIGATAKLQITQTNDTLCTKSNIIEYEKIEYPEPCLFSAVEPKAKGDEEKIGTSLQRLVEEDPTFVVERNNETKQQLIGGQGNVQLDVIVNKLKNTFGVEVNLKDPKIAFRETIKGTASVQGKHKKQSGGAGQYGDVHIRFEPCDEEFVFDEEIFGGSVPKQYIPAVEKGLRECLDEGVLAGYPVVNLKAVLFDGSYHPVDSNEMAFKIAASLAFKKGIEAAKPVLLEPIMKVEILIPDDYMGDIMGDMNKRRGRILGMDQQEDGTQLVMAEAPMAEMFKYAIDLRSMTQARGSFKMEFARYEEVPSNISEKIIEEAKAEKE is encoded by the coding sequence ATGAAAGTATATCAAACAGATGAAATCAGAAATGTAGCCTTCATAGGACATAGTGGTAGCGGTAAAACAACTTTGACAGAAGCTATACTTTACTTAAGTGGAGTAACAAAGAGACAGGGAAAAGTTGACGATGGAAATACAGTTTCAGATTTTGACAAAGAAGAAATATCAAGGAAGGTATCTATTGGATCATCAGTGATACCGGTAGAATGGAATAATATGAAATATAATTTTTTAGATGCACCTGGATATTTTGACTTTGCTGGTGAAATGTATGGTGCATTAAGAGCTAGTGAAGCAGCACTTTTACTAATAGATGCTTCTTCAGGAGTTGAAGTTGGAACAGAAAAAGCATGGAAGTATACTGAAAAACACAATATTCCAAAAGCAATTTTTTTAAATAAAATGGATAAAGAAAATATCAATTTCCAAAAAGTATTGGATCAAATAAAAGATGGTTTGGGAGATAAAGTAGTTCCTTTTGCACTACCTATTGGTTCATCAGAAAACTTCAAAGGTTTAGTAAGTGTAATTGATGAAATCGGGAAAGAGTACAATGGAAAAGATGCTAAAGATATAGAAATTCCAGAGGAATTAAAGGATGAAGTTGCTTCAATAAAGGAAATGTTAGTAGAAAAAGTAGCAGAAACTGAAGAAGAACTAATGGAAAAGTTCTTTGAAGGAGAAGCTTTTACTGATGAAGAAATAACAAGAGGTCTAAAAAAAGCTATAAAAAATGGTGATCTTGTTCCACTAATTGTAGGATGTGCTGACAAAGCTATGGGAGTAGACCTTTTATTAGATATGGTAGGTAAATATGTTCCAACACCAAGTGAAGTTGGAGCTAATAAAGGATATATAGATGGAAAAGAAGTTGAAAGAAAAGTAGATGTAAAAGAACCATTCTCAGCAATTGTATTTAAAACTATAGTTGACCCATTTGTTGGAAAACTTTCGCTATTTAAAGTATTGTCAGGGAAGATCACAAAGGATACTGAAATATTTAATACTGATAAAGATGAGTTAGATAAACTTGGTGGACTATTTGTATTAAGAGGGAAAAATCAAATTGAAGTACCAGAAATTGTAGCTGGAGATATTGGTGCTACTGCGAAACTTCAAATAACTCAAACAAATGATACATTGTGTACTAAGTCAAATATAATTGAATATGAAAAGATTGAATATCCAGAACCTTGCCTATTTTCAGCTGTAGAACCAAAGGCAAAAGGTGATGAAGAAAAAATTGGTACTTCTCTACAAAGACTTGTAGAAGAAGATCCAACATTTGTAGTTGAGAGAAACAATGAAACAAAACAACAATTAATTGGTGGTCAAGGAAATGTACAACTTGATGTAATTGTTAACAAACTTAAGAATACTTTCGGGGTAGAAGTGAATTTGAAAGACCCTAAGATTGCATTTAGGGAAACAATCAAAGGAACTGCAAGCGTTCAAGGAAAACATAAGAAACAATCTGGTGGAGCGGGACAATATGGAGATGTTCATATTAGATTTGAACCATGTGATGAAGAATTTGTATTTGATGAAGAGATATTTGGAGGCTCAGTTCCAAAACAATATATTCCAGCAGTAGAAAAAGGTCTTAGAGAATGTTTAGATGAAGGGGTACTTGCTGGGTATCCAGTAGTTAATTTGAAGGCTGTATTGTTTGATGGTTCTTATCATCCAGTTGACTCCAATGAAATGGCATTTAAGATTGCAGCTTCTCTAGCTTTCAAGAAGGGTATAGAAGCGGCAAAACCAGTGCTTTTAGAGCCAATAATGAAGGTGGAAATATTGATTCCAGATGATTATATGGGAGATATCATGGGGGATATGAACAAACGTAGGGGTAGGATATTAGGCATGGACCAACAAGAAGATGGAACTCAACTTGTAATGGCAGAAGCTCCTATGGCAGAAATGTTTAAGTATGCCATTGACTTGAGAAGTATGACTCAAGCAAGAGGAAGTTTCAAGATGGAATTTGCAAGATATGAAGAAGTTCCTTCTAATATAAGTGAAAAGATAATAGAAGAAGCAAAGGCTGAAAAGGAATAA
- the hisC gene encoding histidinol-phosphate transaminase gives MSISYREEIKDLKPYKPGKPIEDVKREYGLDRVIKLASNENPLGCSEKAVEAIKKSLDNLSLYPDGNTTILKEALAKKLGIGVDEVLPSSGADEMIDLISRTFVSKDDEVIMADITFPRYIATTKIMGGTPVIVPLKDWTYDLDGMLEKITDKTKVIWLCNPNNPTGTIVTKDEVLAFLDKVPENVVVVYDEAYREFVTRDDYPKNSIEFVKKYPNVIVMRTFSKIYGLAGIRVGYTIANSEIIENINKVRGPFNVNSLGQVAAVAALEDEDFLKKAYDVNLEGKNYIYEEFDKMGLKYPASETNHIFVDVKKDANEVFVEMQKRGVIIRPMGGTFIRVSIGTMEENKIFIETLKEVLNI, from the coding sequence TTGTCTATATCTTATAGAGAGGAAATCAAAGATCTAAAACCTTATAAACCTGGTAAACCTATAGAAGATGTAAAAAGGGAATATGGTTTAGATAGGGTTATCAAATTGGCATCAAATGAAAACCCACTTGGGTGTTCAGAAAAGGCAGTTGAAGCTATAAAAAAATCTCTAGATAATTTGTCACTTTATCCAGATGGAAATACTACAATACTAAAAGAAGCACTAGCTAAAAAGCTTGGCATTGGTGTTGATGAAGTATTGCCAAGTAGTGGTGCAGACGAAATGATAGATCTTATTTCAAGAACATTCGTTTCAAAAGATGATGAAGTAATAATGGCAGATATAACTTTCCCAAGATACATAGCAACTACTAAGATCATGGGAGGTACTCCTGTTATAGTACCCCTTAAAGATTGGACTTATGATTTAGATGGTATGCTTGAAAAAATAACTGACAAAACAAAAGTAATCTGGCTATGTAATCCTAACAATCCAACTGGCACAATAGTTACTAAAGATGAAGTACTAGCTTTTCTAGACAAAGTTCCCGAAAACGTTGTAGTTGTATATGATGAAGCTTATAGAGAATTCGTGACAAGAGATGATTATCCAAAAAACAGTATAGAATTTGTTAAAAAATATCCAAATGTTATCGTTATGAGAACCTTTTCCAAGATATATGGACTAGCTGGTATCAGGGTAGGATATACTATTGCAAATAGTGAAATTATTGAAAACATTAATAAAGTAAGAGGGCCTTTTAATGTGAACTCTCTTGGACAAGTTGCAGCAGTTGCAGCATTAGAAGATGAAGATTTCTTGAAAAAAGCCTATGATGTAAATCTAGAAGGCAAAAATTATATATATGAAGAATTTGATAAAATGGGACTAAAATATCCAGCATCTGAAACAAATCACATATTTGTAGATGTAAAAAAAGATGCAAATGAAGTGTTTGTTGAAATGCAAAAAAGAGGTGTCATCATAAGACCAATGGGTGGTACTTTCATCAGAGTTTCCATAGGTACAATGGAAGAAAATAAAATATTTATTGAAACTCTTAAAGAAGTTTTAAATATTTAA
- a CDS encoding M3 family metallopeptidase: MEKLEKLALELQKLSVDLSRLSWVQYTVGYDLGIEEAYKKVNDFLGDKKNYDIVCEYLDKDLDAKDKRKVEIAYNAIKPYHLSKELNELNIEIQKKTNDLSQILNTFRFKIDGKEVSGVEIAQILSESEDRDLRKKAYFARNQINKPLVDGGFIDLINLRKEYAKAYGDNNFVEHKLKMDELSPNIFDNWKDDLSGYIDTLNSKRSEYARKFINEEELMPWDGAYVKSKIAPSLNTSVDMSNYYDYLRNFFLNFGIDIDKFNITYDIFSRKNKSEWGYNFPIETGKDSRILANVKNKYHEYGVLLHETGHGIHSFILKPEEVILNEGVSGIISEGIANLFGGFLYDEMFTKNFFDDSVKKEFEEIQEYDKLDYLRFVGDIFFDQELYKNDIKSLDDIYEVYHRVFSELFGDTPLSEEPPFGYRIHHTTHPIYMHNYFMGDVTCEMLKKVFYKKYNVNSVAEKPKEFGDFLISQVIEPSGLYKYEELFERISGEKFSLKWYF, from the coding sequence ATGGAAAAGTTAGAAAAGCTAGCTTTAGAATTACAAAAGCTAAGTGTAGATTTAAGTAGATTGAGCTGGGTTCAATACACTGTAGGATACGACCTTGGAATAGAAGAAGCTTATAAAAAGGTTAATGACTTTTTAGGAGATAAGAAAAACTACGATATTGTATGTGAGTATTTAGATAAAGATTTGGATGCAAAAGATAAGAGAAAAGTTGAAATAGCATATAATGCAATTAAACCATATCATTTAAGTAAAGAATTAAATGAATTAAATATAGAAATTCAAAAGAAGACAAATGATCTTTCACAGATACTTAATACATTTAGATTTAAGATTGATGGCAAGGAAGTATCAGGGGTAGAGATAGCTCAAATACTATCTGAGTCAGAAGATAGAGATTTGAGAAAAAAAGCATATTTTGCTAGAAATCAAATCAACAAACCATTAGTAGATGGTGGATTTATTGATTTAATCAATTTAAGAAAAGAATATGCAAAAGCCTATGGAGATAATAATTTTGTAGAGCATAAGTTAAAAATGGACGAACTATCTCCTAATATCTTTGACAATTGGAAAGATGATTTAAGTGGATATATTGATACATTAAATAGTAAAAGAAGTGAATATGCTAGAAAGTTTATCAATGAAGAAGAACTTATGCCTTGGGATGGAGCTTATGTAAAATCCAAAATAGCACCATCACTTAATACTTCTGTTGATATGTCTAATTACTATGATTATCTAAGAAACTTTTTCTTGAACTTTGGAATAGATATTGACAAGTTCAATATTACTTATGATATATTCTCAAGAAAAAATAAATCAGAATGGGGTTACAACTTCCCTATTGAAACAGGAAAGGATTCAAGAATTCTTGCTAATGTAAAAAATAAATACCATGAATACGGAGTTCTTCTTCACGAAACTGGTCATGGAATACACTCTTTTATATTAAAACCAGAAGAAGTAATATTAAATGAAGGTGTAAGTGGAATCATAAGTGAAGGAATAGCTAATTTATTTGGTGGATTCTTATATGATGAAATGTTTACTAAGAATTTCTTTGATGATAGTGTTAAAAAGGAATTTGAAGAAATACAAGAATATGATAAATTAGATTATTTAAGATTTGTAGGAGACATATTCTTTGATCAAGAACTATATAAAAATGATATCAAATCCTTAGATGATATATATGAAGTATATCATAGAGTCTTTAGTGAGTTATTTGGAGATACACCACTAAGTGAAGAGCCTCCATTTGGATATAGAATTCATCATACTACTCATCCTATTTATATGCATAATTATTTTATGGGGGATGTAACTTGTGAAATGCTTAAAAAGGTATTTTACAAGAAATACAATGTAAATTCAGTTGCGGAAAAACCAAAAGAATTTGGAGATTTCCTCATAAGTCAAGTTATTGAACCATCAGGTCTTTACAAATATGAGGAATTGTTTGAAAGAATAAGTGGTGAAAAATTCTCACTAAAATGGTATTTCTAA
- the ileS gene encoding isoleucine--tRNA ligase, with amino-acid sequence MAFKELSNLPVNERENNVSNYWDEINLLEKSVETRDKDNSFVFYEGPPTANGKPGIHHVMGRTLKDTVCRYKTMQGYRVKRKAGWDTHGLPVEIEVEKQLKLNNKQDIEAYGMEKFNKKCKESVFKYESLWRDMTKRMAYEIDLDNPYITLDNNYIESVWWILDKFFKEGYVYEGHKILPYCSRCGTGLASHEVAQGYEEIKTETVIAKFKKKDADEYFLAWTTTPWTLPSNVSLTVNPEETYIKVRQNDEIYYVGKVLAGKVLGEDYEILEEMKGKDLEYVEYEQLLPFIKTDKKAFFISLADYVTTEDGTGIVHSAPAFGEDDYNTGVRYDLPVLQPVNEEGKFTDTPWKGKFVMDADPDIIQWLRENGKLFKKERMLHNYPHCWRCHTPLLYYAKPSWYIEITKLKEKLIENNNKVEWYPQFVGEKRFGNWLENLNDWAISRSRYWGTPLNIWRCDECNHTTSIGSRSELAEKAIEDIDENIELHRPYVDDVHIKCEKCGATMTRVKDVVDVWFDSGSMPFAQHHYPFENSENFDELFPAEFISEGIDQTRGWFYSLLAISTFVTGKAPYKRVLVNDLILDKDGRKMSKSRGNTVDPFSLFDKYGADVLRWYLLYVSPPWTPTRFDEDGLKEVESKFFRTVRNVYNFFTLYANTDEIDPREFSVAYSDRPELDRWILSKYNSLLKNVEEDMNEFDLTRAVRRIQEFINEDMSNWYIRRSRRRFWATELDEDKKAVYLTTYEILVGLCKVTAPFVPFMSEEMYRKLTGGLSVHLENYPRVYEELIDKKLEDKMDLVRDLVGLGRASREKVRIKVRQPLSEVLLDGKHEDIISDLVPLIKEELNVKEVVFEKDLSKFMNYSLKPNFKVAGPVLGPKIKDLGKALNEVNPHETVEKLERDGKITLNLGGEDVEIEKDFVMVTISSKEGFDVAMENNLFVILDTTLTPDLINEGYAREFISKIQQMRKNNGYEMLDNIKIFYDGNDEIETAVKLYEDFIKEETLAVSIEKVNDDSFEKQDLNGQETGIKLEKVQ; translated from the coding sequence ATGGCTTTTAAGGAACTATCAAATTTGCCAGTAAATGAAAGAGAAAATAATGTTTCAAATTACTGGGATGAGATAAATCTACTTGAAAAAAGTGTAGAAACAAGAGACAAAGATAATAGTTTTGTATTCTATGAAGGTCCTCCAACAGCAAATGGAAAACCTGGAATTCACCATGTTATGGGTAGGACTTTGAAAGATACTGTATGTAGGTATAAGACTATGCAAGGGTATCGTGTGAAGAGAAAAGCTGGATGGGATACTCATGGACTTCCTGTAGAAATAGAGGTGGAAAAACAGCTTAAACTAAACAATAAGCAAGACATTGAAGCTTATGGTATGGAAAAATTCAATAAAAAATGTAAGGAATCTGTATTTAAATATGAGAGCCTTTGGAGAGATATGACCAAGAGAATGGCTTATGAAATTGATTTAGACAATCCTTATATTACATTAGATAACAATTATATTGAATCTGTATGGTGGATATTAGACAAATTTTTCAAAGAAGGTTATGTCTATGAAGGGCACAAGATACTTCCATACTGTTCAAGATGTGGAACGGGGCTAGCTTCCCATGAAGTAGCTCAAGGATACGAAGAAATAAAAACTGAAACAGTAATTGCTAAGTTTAAGAAAAAAGATGCAGATGAATATTTCTTAGCATGGACTACTACACCTTGGACATTGCCAAGTAATGTGTCACTAACTGTAAATCCTGAAGAAACATATATAAAAGTAAGACAAAATGATGAAATATACTATGTTGGAAAAGTTCTTGCTGGAAAGGTATTAGGAGAAGATTATGAAATCCTTGAAGAGATGAAGGGTAAGGATTTAGAATATGTTGAATATGAGCAACTTTTACCATTTATAAAGACTGACAAAAAGGCATTCTTTATTTCACTTGCTGATTATGTAACTACTGAAGATGGTACAGGAATAGTTCACTCTGCACCAGCATTTGGTGAAGATGACTACAATACTGGAGTTAGATATGATCTACCAGTACTTCAACCAGTAAATGAAGAAGGTAAGTTTACAGATACACCTTGGAAAGGTAAATTTGTAATGGATGCAGATCCAGATATAATCCAGTGGTTAAGGGAAAATGGAAAGCTATTTAAGAAGGAAAGAATGCTTCACAACTATCCTCATTGCTGGAGATGTCATACTCCATTACTATACTATGCAAAACCAAGTTGGTATATTGAAATTACTAAGTTAAAAGAAAAGTTAATTGAAAATAATAATAAGGTAGAATGGTATCCACAATTTGTTGGAGAAAAGAGATTTGGAAATTGGCTTGAAAACCTAAATGATTGGGCAATTTCAAGAAGTAGATATTGGGGAACCCCATTAAATATTTGGAGATGTGATGAATGTAATCATACCACAAGTATAGGTTCAAGAAGCGAATTAGCAGAAAAAGCTATAGAAGACATAGATGAAAATATCGAACTTCACAGACCTTATGTAGATGATGTTCATATAAAATGTGAAAAATGTGGCGCTACTATGACTAGAGTGAAGGATGTAGTGGATGTTTGGTTTGACAGTGGTTCTATGCCTTTTGCTCAACATCATTATCCTTTTGAAAACAGTGAAAACTTTGATGAATTGTTCCCCGCAGAATTTATTTCTGAAGGTATAGACCAAACTAGAGGTTGGTTCTATTCACTTCTAGCTATTTCAACATTTGTTACAGGAAAAGCTCCTTATAAGAGAGTGCTTGTAAATGACCTTATACTAGACAAAGACGGAAGAAAGATGTCAAAGTCTAGAGGAAATACTGTAGATCCATTTTCACTTTTCGACAAATATGGTGCAGATGTTTTAAGATGGTATTTACTTTATGTATCACCACCTTGGACTCCAACTAGATTTGATGAAGATGGCCTTAAGGAAGTTGAAAGTAAGTTCTTTAGAACTGTAAGAAATGTATATAATTTCTTTACTCTATATGCAAATACAGATGAAATCGATCCAAGAGAATTTAGCGTAGCATATAGTGATAGACCAGAGTTAGATAGATGGATTCTTTCAAAATACAATAGTTTGCTTAAAAATGTAGAAGAAGATATGAATGAATTTGACTTGACTAGAGCTGTAAGAAGAATTCAAGAATTTATCAATGAAGATATGTCAAACTGGTATATAAGACGTTCTAGAAGAAGATTTTGGGCTACAGAACTAGATGAAGACAAAAAGGCAGTATATCTTACTACCTATGAAATATTAGTAGGATTATGCAAGGTTACAGCTCCATTTGTACCATTTATGTCTGAAGAAATGTATAGAAAATTAACTGGTGGATTGTCAGTTCATCTAGAAAACTATCCTAGGGTTTACGAAGAACTAATAGATAAAAAACTTGAAGATAAAATGGATTTAGTTAGAGATTTAGTAGGTCTTGGAAGAGCTTCAAGGGAAAAGGTAAGAATCAAAGTTCGTCAACCATTGAGTGAAGTACTACTTGATGGAAAACATGAAGATATAATAAGTGACTTAGTTCCACTTATAAAAGAAGAGTTAAATGTAAAAGAAGTTGTATTTGAAAAGGATTTATCTAAGTTCATGAATTACTCATTGAAGCCAAACTTTAAAGTAGCAGGACCTGTACTAGGGCCAAAGATCAAAGATCTAGGAAAGGCACTAAATGAAGTAAATCCTCATGAAACTGTTGAAAAACTAGAAAGAGATGGTAAGATTACTTTGAATTTAGGTGGAGAAGATGTAGAAATAGAAAAGGATTTTGTAATGGTGACTATTTCTTCAAAAGAAGGTTTTGATGTAGCCATGGAAAACAATCTATTTGTAATTCTAGATACAACATTGACTCCTGATTTAATCAATGAAGGATATGCAAGGGAGTTTATATCAAAGATTCAACAGATGAGAAAGAACAATGGATATGAAATGTTAGACAATATAAAGATATTCTATGATGGAAATGATGAAATAGAAACTGCAGTTAAACTTTATGAAGACTTCATCAAAGAAGAAACCCTAGCAGTTTCCATAGAAAAAGTAAATGATGATTCCTTTGAAAAACAAGACTTAAACGGGCAAGAAACAGGAATCAAATTAGAAAAAGTACAATAA
- a CDS encoding lipoate--protein ligase, translated as MIYIENNCNKPQFNLALEEYVFNYLDEFDEIFLLWINEPTIVVGKHQNTIEEINVNYVKENNINVVRRLSGGGAVYHDLGNLNYTIISKSSGSSNFDFKTFSQPVIDVLADLGIKAEFTGRNDIVIDGKKFCGNAQYKSKGRVLHHGAILFDTDLEVLGKALKVSKDKIMSKGVKSVRSRVTKITDHLKEDLTVEDFKKLLLKRMFGGDEEIKVYELSDEDYANINKLVEERYGTWEWVFGTSPSFNIEKDRRFASGKVEVKLNIRDGIVKDIKFYGDFFGHGELKDVEEKIIGTKYKREEIQNVLKNVDLEYYFAGISKEELFDLIID; from the coding sequence ATGATATACATAGAAAATAATTGTAATAAACCTCAATTCAATTTAGCTCTAGAAGAATATGTATTTAACTATTTAGATGAATTTGATGAAATATTTTTGTTGTGGATAAATGAACCAACAATAGTAGTAGGGAAACATCAAAATACCATAGAAGAAATAAATGTTAATTATGTGAAAGAGAATAATATTAATGTAGTAAGACGTCTTTCAGGTGGTGGAGCGGTATATCATGATTTAGGGAACTTAAACTATACCATTATTTCTAAAAGTAGTGGTTCTAGCAATTTTGATTTTAAAACTTTTTCTCAACCAGTAATTGATGTATTGGCTGATTTAGGTATCAAGGCAGAGTTTACTGGAAGAAATGATATTGTTATAGATGGAAAGAAGTTCTGTGGAAATGCTCAATACAAGAGCAAGGGAAGAGTGCTTCATCATGGGGCTATTCTCTTTGATACTGATTTAGAGGTACTAGGAAAGGCACTTAAGGTATCAAAGGATAAGATTATGTCAAAAGGAGTTAAGTCAGTAAGAAGCAGAGTAACAAAAATAACTGATCATTTAAAAGAAGATTTAACAGTAGAAGATTTCAAAAAACTATTATTAAAGCGTATGTTTGGTGGAGACGAAGAGATAAAGGTATATGAGTTAAGTGATGAAGATTATGCAAATATTAACAAGTTGGTTGAAGAAAGATATGGCACTTGGGAATGGGTATTTGGAACATCTCCTTCTTTCAATATAGAAAAGGATAGAAGATTTGCAAGTGGAAAAGTAGAAGTAAAATTAAATATTCGTGATGGAATAGTTAAAGATATTAAATTTTATGGAGATTTCTTTGGTCATGGTGAATTAAAAGATGTAGAAGAAAAGATTATTGGCACAAAATACAAAAGAGAAGAAATACAAAATGTGTTGAAAAATGTAGATTTAGAATACTATTTTGCTGGTATCTCTAAGGAAGAATTGTTTGATTTAATTATAGATTAA